The Blastomonas fulva genome contains a region encoding:
- the phoB gene encoding phosphate regulon transcriptional regulator PhoB, whose amino-acid sequence MTTPHLLLVEDDMALAELVSWHFDKQGFRVSQTADGEEAMLIAREERPDIVLLDWMIENLSGIEVCRRLRRDNDTSNIPIIMMSARGEEEDRVRGLDIGADDYVTKPFSPRELIARVNAVLRRVRPALAGEALSFADIEMDTVGYKVKRAGQTIPLGPTEFRLLRHFLEHPGWVFSRERLLDSVWGHDSDIEIRTVDVHIRRLRKALNAHGQPDIIRTVRSAGYALDSELA is encoded by the coding sequence ATGACAACACCCCATCTGCTGCTGGTTGAAGACGACATGGCACTGGCAGAGCTTGTCTCCTGGCACTTCGACAAACAGGGCTTTCGCGTCAGCCAGACCGCCGATGGCGAAGAGGCGATGCTGATCGCGCGCGAGGAGCGGCCCGATATCGTTCTGCTCGACTGGATGATCGAGAACCTGTCGGGCATCGAGGTCTGCCGCCGCCTGCGCCGCGACAACGATACCTCGAACATCCCGATCATCATGATGTCGGCGCGTGGAGAAGAGGAAGACCGGGTGCGCGGGCTGGATATCGGCGCCGACGATTATGTCACCAAGCCCTTCTCTCCGCGCGAGCTGATCGCGCGCGTCAACGCGGTGCTGCGCCGGGTGCGCCCGGCTCTGGCAGGCGAGGCGCTGAGCTTTGCCGACATCGAGATGGACACCGTGGGCTACAAGGTGAAGCGCGCCGGGCAGACGATCCCGCTCGGCCCCACCGAGTTCCGCCTGCTGCGCCACTTCCTCGAGCATCCCGGCTGGGTGTTCTCGCGCGAGCGGCTGCTCGACAGCGTCTGGGGACATGACAGCGATATCGAGATTCGCACCGTCGACGTCCACATCCGGCGGCTGCGCAAGGCTTTGAACGCGCATGGCCAGCCCGATATCATCCGCACGGTGCGTTCGGCGGGCTATGCGCTGGACAGCGAACTGGCCTGA
- the phoU gene encoding phosphate signaling complex protein PhoU, giving the protein MNHSLNEHTLKAFDGDLITLRGLIAEIGGRAEKAVEGAMTALANADLDLARQVVEGDKRIDALEEQIDRMVIQTIALRAPMADDLRELVAALKISGVVERIGDYAKNIAKRVALIDASQQIEAARLLPAMADATRQLVDDAFTAFARRDADLAVAVCAQDKTVDDFYNSIFRALIAHMIENPEHVGAGTHLLFIAKNLERIGDHATNVSEMVYFAVTGQSMNERERGDDALAPDTD; this is encoded by the coding sequence ATGAACCACAGCCTGAACGAACACACCCTGAAGGCCTTTGATGGCGACCTGATCACCCTGCGCGGGCTGATCGCGGAGATCGGCGGACGCGCTGAAAAGGCGGTCGAGGGCGCGATGACGGCGCTGGCCAATGCCGATCTCGATCTCGCGCGCCAGGTGGTCGAGGGCGACAAGCGCATCGACGCGCTGGAAGAGCAGATCGACCGCATGGTGATCCAGACCATCGCGCTGCGCGCGCCGATGGCCGACGATCTTCGCGAACTGGTCGCAGCGCTCAAGATTTCGGGCGTGGTCGAGAGGATCGGCGATTACGCCAAGAACATCGCCAAGCGCGTCGCTCTGATCGATGCCAGCCAGCAGATCGAGGCGGCACGGTTGCTGCCCGCGATGGCCGATGCCACCCGCCAGCTGGTCGACGATGCCTTCACCGCCTTTGCCCGCCGCGATGCGGACCTTGCCGTCGCCGTGTGCGCACAGGACAAGACGGTGGACGATTTCTACAACAGCATCTTCCGCGCGCTGATCGCGCACATGATCGAGAACCCCGAGCATGTCGGCGCTGGCACGCACCTTTTGTTCATCGCCAAGAATCTCGAGCGGATCGGCGACCACGCCACCAACGTTTCGGAAATGGTCTATTTCGCGGTCACCGGCCAGTCGATGAACGAACGCGAGCGCGGCGATGACGCGCTGGCGCCAGACACCGACTGA
- the pstB gene encoding phosphate ABC transporter ATP-binding protein PstB → MTESAAAPKMSARDVKVFYGDKQAIKGVSIDIDMDNVVAFIGPSGCGKSTFLRTLNRMNDTIPSARVEGDITLDGEDIYSSKMDVVQLRARVGMVFQKPNPFPKSIYDNVAYGPRIHGLAPNKAELDQIVENSLVRAGLWNEVKDRLSESGTALSGGQQQRLCIARAIAVDPEVILMDEPCSALDPIATAKIEELIHELRGRYAIVIVTHNMQQAARVSQKTAFFHLGTMVEYGDTSDIFTNPREERTRDYITGRYG, encoded by the coding sequence ATGACCGAATCCGCTGCTGCTCCCAAGATGTCCGCACGCGACGTAAAGGTGTTTTACGGCGACAAGCAGGCGATCAAGGGCGTGTCGATCGACATCGACATGGACAATGTCGTCGCGTTCATCGGCCCGTCGGGCTGCGGCAAGTCGACCTTCCTGCGCACGCTCAACCGCATGAACGACACCATCCCCAGCGCGCGGGTGGAAGGCGACATCACGCTGGACGGCGAGGACATCTATTCGAGCAAGATGGACGTGGTGCAGCTGCGCGCGCGCGTCGGCATGGTGTTCCAGAAACCCAACCCCTTCCCCAAGTCGATTTACGACAATGTCGCTTATGGCCCGCGCATCCACGGGCTTGCCCCCAACAAGGCCGAACTCGACCAGATCGTCGAAAACTCGCTGGTGCGCGCAGGCCTGTGGAACGAGGTCAAGGACCGGCTGAGCGAAAGCGGTACCGCGCTTTCGGGCGGCCAGCAGCAGCGGTTGTGCATCGCGCGCGCGATCGCGGTCGATCCTGAGGTGATCCTGATGGACGAGCCCTGCTCGGCGCTCGACCCGATCGCCACCGCCAAGATCGAGGAACTGATCCACGAACTGCGCGGCCGCTATGCCATCGTCATCGTGACGCACAACATGCAGCAGGCCGCGCGCGTTTCGCAGAAGACCGCTTTCTTCCATCTGGGAACAATGGTGGAATATGGCGATACCTCCGATATCTTCACCAACCCGCGCGAAGAACGGACCCGTGACTATATTACCGGCCGATATGGCTGA